A stretch of Ranitomeya variabilis isolate aRanVar5 chromosome 3, aRanVar5.hap1, whole genome shotgun sequence DNA encodes these proteins:
- the LOC143817243 gene encoding uncharacterized protein LOC143817243: MFLLILLNIFEHVIAVDDVMTRWRSIRDQYRRERQQRARSGSSAPLKKRKYIYYDRLSFLDVSMNLRQTQSNLTERETGSESEALIDPVSVDEEVAGPSFQASASILEDPSASSSQQAAASEEDAAAPPPSAPHDAERPEEHAQSSSPPHPLVSSPQAAGPLRRARRRRELQATRNDVDAGVLNYLARAATDDGEEAFARSLARYLRPLPREVRLRVRGCMQILIDLSTAPNNPYEVFEYLERRQLSQTNLLRLQFPQQEQDQSGFAAPPPRMPPPQPLPPPNIQRPSVYQMAAYNPQSQYGNFSRPSDVGWSQPGFGQHGHFGLGYDASQYVRQHEAQRQLAYGHHPTGQYGQGQYSVPQASASSQDEVTLAQQRPPDQDPEQAPSPPPTYRDL, encoded by the exons ATGTTCCTACTGATCTTGCTCAATATTTTTGAACAtgtaattgcagtggatgatgtaatgacacgatggcgcagcatccgggaccaataccggcgtgaaagacagcagcgggcaagaagtgggtcaTCAGCCCCACTCAAGAAGCGGAAATATATCTACTATGACCGTCTTTCATTTTTGGATGTCAGTATGAATCTGAGGCA aacacagtctaacctcacagagagggagaccgggtcggaatcggaggctctgatcgatcctgtaagtgttgatgaagaggtggcaggcccatctttccaagcttcagcatccatccttgaggacccatcagcatcatcatcacagcaggcagcagcaagtgaggaagatgcagcagcaccaccaccctcagcaccacatgatgctgaaaggcctgaggaacatgcccagagcagcagccctccacacccactggtgtcatccccacaggcagctgggcctttacggagagcccgccgaaggagagagctgcaagcaacaagaaatgatgttgacgctggggtcctcaattatttggccagggcagcaacggatgatggagaggaggcctttgcccgcagccttgcccgttaccttagaccccttccccgtgaggtgaggctacgtgtgagagggtgtatgcaaatcctgattgatttaagcacagctccaaataacccctatgaggtgtttgaatatcttgagcgaaggcagctttcccaaaccaacctcttgcgccttcaattccctcaacaggagcaagatcaatcaggatttgcagcacctcctccacgtatgcctccacctcaacccctcccaccaccaaatatacaaaggccatcagtctaccaaatggcagcctacaacccccaatcccaatatggcaacttttccagacccagtgatgtaggctggtcccaacctgggtttggacaacatggccattttgggcttgggtatgatgcaagccaatatgtccgtcagcatgaggcacagagacaattggcttatggacaccacccaactggccaatatggacaaggccagtattctgtgccacaagccagtgcatcctcacaggatgaagtcacattggcccaacaaaggccccctgaccaggacccagagcaggcaccatctcccccgccaacttacagggatttgtaa